TTAAAATTTACCCTCAAAGCCTTCTGGAATAAGAACAACATCAATACCTGAATTTAAAGATTTTCTAATTGCATCCTCTAAACTAAAATTATTCACAATTGCTCCCATATCATATGCATCTGTTATTATAATACCATTAATATTTAAGTTATTCCTTATAATATCCACAATATCTCTTGACATACTACTTATATCTCTTGAAATTTTAGGAGCAATCACATGCCCAAGCATAATAAATTTTGCGTCTTTGCCAAAAATAAACGACACAAAATTATTTATCATTAAAAAATTTTTACTATAAGGTAGCAAGGCCAATTCTTTATGTGTATCCGCTTTAGTGCCTCCAAGTCCAGGAAAGTGTTTGACTATTGCAAAAACACCTTGCTCCTGTATCCCATCAATAAATGCCTCCACCATAAGACCAATATTATAGGCTAAATACCCAAAAGTCCTGCTACCCAAAGGGCTATCAGGAAAAAGTTTAGCATCAGCTACCGGTGCCATATTTAAATTGACGCCAAGTCGTCTGAGTTGCTTACCAAGAACTTCACCAATTTTATATGCCAAATGCACATCATCAGTCCTACCAACATACTCCATAGCGGGGAAATGATACACACCTAACTTTTTATTTTCACTGACTCTATTAACTATTCCTCCCTCTTCATCAACAGCAATAAAAATATCAGAACCAAGATACTTCCTTAATCCTTCAATCAACTCCTTAGTTTGCTCAGCATCTTTGAAATTTTCTCTAAATAAAATAATTCCTATTGGATTTATCTTGCCTATTTTATCAAGCTTATCACTACTAAGTTTTTGTACAGCACTAGGATTTGCAACATTCCTAATCCCAACAAACAAACGACGATCCTTTAGAATATTTTTAAAATCAACTTTCCCTAAAAATTGCTCAATATTGATAAGATCAGACTTATCCTTTTCGAAATATTCATATTCTATTTCAGGAACAGCTACTAATAAATATAAATTTAAAAAAAATAAGATCCCTAATGAAAACTTAAACACCCCAATTACCGCCCTTAGACACCAATCCATAATCATTCTGCAACAGCTTATTAAGGGATTTATTTAAATAATCAGCAATCTGAGTACTATCGCCTAGAAATTTATCATTTAGATAATTACTAGTAATTAGCATCTCAATAAACAACTTTGCAGGAAGAAATCTATCCCCTCTATTAACCCTAAAAATCAACGGATTGTCTACTATCTTTAGAACTTCCCAAGTTATTTGTTCAATTGCAGTATATTTACCGATCTCCTTATCTTGTTCAATCATTCTTACGGGTATCTCTGATATTATTCTATCGATATTCATTATTAAATATTCTAAATCAAAAAGAC
The sequence above is drawn from the Candidatus Borreliella tachyglossi genome and encodes:
- a CDS encoding glycoside hydrolase family 3 N-terminal domain-containing protein, with product MDWCLRAVIGVFKFSLGILFFLNLYLLVAVPEIEYEYFEKDKSDLINIEQFLGKVDFKNILKDRRLFVGIRNVANPSAVQKLSSDKLDKIGKINPIGIILFRENFKDAEQTKELIEGLRKYLGSDIFIAVDEEGGIVNRVSENKKLGVYHFPAMEYVGRTDDVHLAYKIGEVLGKQLRRLGVNLNMAPVADAKLFPDSPLGSRTFGYLAYNIGLMVEAFIDGIQEQGVFAIVKHFPGLGGTKADTHKELALLPYSKNFLMINNFVSFIFGKDAKFIMLGHVIAPKISRDISSMSRDIVDIIRNNLNINGIIITDAYDMGAIVNNFSLEDAIRKSLNSGIDVVLIPEGFEGKF